The genomic window caggcaggaacagGACTATAACCATCAAGTAACTTGAtagttgacaggactaaacaccacctCTCCCGTCACCCTTGCTAAGCTGGCGCCGAcgactagatgactcacctcgCGTGCGcacgcgtgtgtgtgcgtgtgtgtgtgtgtgtttgtgaaagagaggccttgttgcttgtgtgtATGcatgggggctggccagaaaaaaaacacacccggcagttaacgactaccACTCCTCCTTCCcgcccacccccctttttttctgtgtatagcgcgcatccttgatttttttcctttacttgagggaaaaaagggcgcgctatacacgagtatatacggtacgtcataagacatctttgattattggcagtgtttgaacacatgtttcgtctaactatatgcaaggttaaaaggccaaattgtgctagaaattcaaggtagcataacttgatggtaatgaacatactttttaacattatataagctgtatataatgttaatttctgcacagaaaatgaaacacaattatatcaataatatatatattatatataattatgcaattatatttttaaaatcataaacaaccttttttttctgagtatattactctgttgaacattgtcagctaaaaattaaggaatcggaatcggatcgaagaatcgaccctttaatttaagaatcgaaaatggaattggaatcggtatattttaggaatcggcccaacactattaatgaatgcacaaaatatgagatccgtgccttggtaaatcgcgtgcaccattttcaatatcattcgcgccactagtctcgcttggtgctggccatagatgctaatagcgaagtgcacagtcttcccgatactattcatatctatggtgcgataaagttattttcttacgtttgcaaaggtaaacaatgaacgtttttcaaaataaaagcattaaaatgtagtttatcaggaggaatataacaaaaaaatttgtgaattttaggacttttccgcttcgtaaaaacgtatgaaacgggaaattaaagattttataagtgtatgttccgggaaagtaaaccattgtaaatatagaactttcggcgggaccaaaattaatcggtgtatgacacgggaaaatgtatgaaacgggaacgtatcatcgaggttctactgtaattgctTTTACTTATTTACTTGAAACAAATAACTATCATATAGAAAACATATGTGAACTTAATATGCTTATGGTACATCAACAAACAGAAGGAACACAATATTGCTCTCAAATATGGCTATAATAACTCAATCTAAACTAAATTTTTTAGGCTCGACTACAGAAAAATAATCAACTGTGGACTCAACTCAACGGTACTATTGCTGAAGTCTGCTCAACTCCACACAAAAATGTGCAGACTCATCCATCTCTAACTAATATAGTGTTACAAACTGCAtcagttatataaaaataaaacagtaagaGTACACAACTTAGCACCAAAAGACAAGACAATCACAATCTTGTAACATATCCATATCACTAAAACTGCATGAATATACTCTTTTGCTGCGATACCTAtagcaaattaaaacaaaaaacatgcACACTGCAGATATTATCTCACAGGAAAGCTactccaaataaataaataaatgaagaagaagaaaaaaaactaaaaattacaaatacatacatttttttgttagtacaaaaacaatttataataagTTGAAAACGCAGCCAGAATCAccataaaaaaattgaacatcACAAAGACTACTGGTAATCCAAGTTATGATAACGCTACTTGACAATACCTGGGTTAGTACTAACAGCACTGTATCATatcctttaaaattaaataaatagatgCACTGCAATAACGCAACTGTAGAAAGTACGGTAAATTTTCCCAAGTACCGTAACACGAATCTGTAAGTTACATACAAgggacacagaaaaagaaacaaacatttaacaGGAACTTCAAGCTGTTCAACAGGGCAAGGCTAACGAATGCAGTGCCGTGTCCCAAGCGCATACCTTGATTAGTTTGTGCTTTCTCTCGTCGTGTTCGGGCTCTGCGCACCACTTCAGGAACGTGGACACGTCCTTGGCCAACTGGCTGGCCGTGGCCGGGGTCCCGTCGGGGTACTCGATCACCTGTGCACGCCACCTCACGCTCACTGCACTGTCTGCAACCCCAGGAGAGCGGATGACCGGAGGGATCCGGGTGGCATGGAACACCTCCCGATTGCCGTGTTCACCCGAAAATAATGTGACTGAATACAATGCGACCCCAAACTTTTTTGAGTACGAATTTATGAACAAGACTTTTTGGATTTGAAATCACTTTTAAGTACTTGGCACTtgaaaattacatattaaaaatattaaatttattcccTTGACTCTTTCTGGTACCACTTTTGTCATTAGAGTTGATTCACATAGCCTTTTTTTGAAACACCAAGCCAAAGAAAAGTTTTACGACTAATTCAAAGGCAGTTGTTCAGAAAGCaatgttaataattaaaaacGGTAACACCGAAATctgtttataaaacaaaattgatttaatttaaaaccaaAAGATTTTATCGCTACCAATCCGGCATGGCCACGGTCCCGAACATGCTAGATTAAAGACAGTTCACAATACTGTGACTATTAAAAATGCAGGAATTCTCTGTGACAAAGAGCCGACAACTGCCCACCTCATTATACAGCGCCTGAGCCATGCTTATAGCTCCTCCGACGAAGTACGGGTTGTAGTACTGTCCTTCTCTGATCACTGCTCCGGCTGGAGGGTCGCAGTAACCCGTCAGCAAGTGGAAAATGTAGTCCTGCAAGAAGCAAACACATATTCATTTAATACAAAACATATTTACCATTTTAGtgaaccaaatttaaaaaaaaatttgaagaaaatttgttggTAAATTATGACACGCCCAAATTTTACTTGAGAACTTTGTTTGACAATAATAAGTATTATTTTCCCATTGCTCAGACACATatccaagaaaaaaattaaagttcatCAGAAATGTTGGCTAGACATGTAACCAAAGAAACTTATCCCTGTTTAAACATAAAATGTGTAtggtttaaaaaaagtatgtaatcagaatacaaacattcaaaataaaataaaaccagaaATAACCTACTCTTCAATAATTACACATAGTaggcaaattaactgccttaatatataaaaaaagaaggtACTACATATCAGTTTCATAACGTTTACTTgaagaataaatattttcaaattttatgcccgttataaaaatcttttttttttaaaaatcaatgttttatataaaaaataatttttgttagcaTAATTACTAATAGAGAAAGGAAATGAATCATTATCTTAATCCATGAACATAATAAATGAGGTTAGTTACACCCTGTCTCGGATGACGCGCCGCAACACGGTCATACCTCGCCGCCGTGACGAGCTAGCGTGATGTAGCTCAGGTCTGGCGGATAGGCTCCGTTGTTGGCGGCACGGGCTGCCTCCTCGTTCTCGTACGGGCTGGGGACGTAGTCAGACAGCTTTCCCGGCCTCATGAAGTACTCTCCCAGTTCATTGGGGCCATCTTTCACCTGCAAATTTCACCAGCTGACGGTTTCAGAAGTACGCGCACACATGTACGCTTGTATTACTCGCCAATTCACAAACACCAGGCATCACAAACAGGTTACCACTTACTGTGGCACTGCAGGGAGGGAGCAGGAGGTCCCAAAGAAACCAACGTCACTCTGGCGAAAGCAACTATCCCATAGCgttgaaaaaaaatcactgctTGATTTTCGACCAAAACAAGTCTAtacaattatgtaaaattaaaaatttcactcATCGCTGAATTACAGAAACAAACCACACCTCAACATTCAGAACTATGGATTGTATTGTTATCAATAAAAACAGTGATAATCTAACGGGAGGGAATATTGATACGCCGAACTATCGACATATTTTTCAGTTGGGAATATAACAGAATAAGTACCAATATAACTATGAAAACCCTGCTAGACGAGTGGATGAGCAACGCCTCGGCTAAGTGCAGGCGACACTCACCATCACCTCAGCGGCCTCCGCCTTGGCTTCCGTCTCCGTGTGGGACACGCCCACCAGGTTGCGGTACGCTATGAACCGGAGGCTGTGGCACGCCGCACACACTTGCTTGTACACTTCGTAGCCTCTGCGAATGCTGCAGGACACACCACATACAAACACTACCACTCGTAGACGTTCACGTGCAGGTTCACTGGCtatcaatttgaaaaaaatatcatCCCACttgctgaaaatatttaaaaagaaatacaagTGTACACAAGCAAAAAATTTCCATCTTATTGGAACTATCCTAAAAAATATAGACGGGTTATTTCAATATAGACGGGTTATTTCGAACAATGATGGTCATAAAACACTAGGTTAGGTGCATTAACGAAACTGATTGACTGCAATAAGATATTTAGTGTACCTGTCTGCAAATAAGTCTTTTCATTAGAGGACTGAGAGTTTtcgaaaaatattcaatatttgtaaataatttgatGCATAAATTTCAAAatgcatgtttaaaaaaaaaagtaatgtggGGGTAATTAAAAAGTGTGAATGGTTGGTAAGGTCAGAATAGCTTAGTTgcaaattggtaattcctaagcaaacattaaaaatgtttgaaagtattttcaatgtagctaacctaacctaatcaccATTTGACTTAAGTTCtccaaaacataaacacatggaCCCACACGGGAAAAGCAAAACATGTCGGCGACCAcatcaatgcacaggtattacAAATGACTTTTTGAGAGTGAATAGAGAAACCTCtttagtgtttgaaaaaagtattttatgaattttatttacagaaaagccATGACATGAAAATTTTACCTCTTGGACTCCTgtgatatgtgtgtgtgtgtgtgtgtgtgtgtgtgtgtgtggggggggggggggatgtttcattttatattacaattttatccAAACCTATTCAATATTTGTGAATATTGTGATGGTtgaaattcaatacaaatgaaaaaagaaaaaaaaaaagaagatagaaATTCATACTTGTAAGAAGCTATAGAATGTATGGTAATGAGGCCATATACCTTCAATACAAGACAATTGACCTATATATTATGTAACACAACTTTACACTTTTTACTTAAATATCTACCAAAGCCCATTCAAAGGAACCATCCCAGTATTTGACTGGAACAGTTTTGGAAAACCACATGCAAGCctgcaaacaatttttaaaagatCCAAgattatatgttttttaaaattcatttatttgtACAGATAATTCTTCATGCAGTGTAAATATTTTTACCCAATTGTCTATGGGAGTTGGGTAtcaaattgtaatattttaattcttttactGTATTGGTAGGAATGttagtaaaaacaaaatttattaacagGAATGACATGTGAAATAGGTCAGTTCCAAAATATTGCTTATGAATACTGCATAAAATATTGCTGGCACAAGAACCCAAAAGGAATTACTGCCAATTAGcaaaatttaagaaattatttgGCCAACAGATGTTGCTTTAACATTGGACTATCCTTATGTCTATGTAAAGATGATCATTGAGTTGCTGCAATATCTTCAAAACTACGAGCTGAAACATCCAATATTATAAAATCCTTCAagaaacataaatatacaaattgCATTCGTCTTAAGTTACCAATACAATTTCccgttcaatttaaaaaatacaaaataagaaatttaaGTGATCTTTTAATTCCTTCGAGAACTTTAGAATTCCATCTCGCTTTTCGGTTTCCCCATATGATAATCCTGTCCGTGTAAAGTACCTGGCATGATCTAGGGATGAAAAGTATCCTCTGTGGCTCCACGGTAGCTTGGGCGAGTGCAGCTCGAGATCGGACGCCTTCACCGACCGGTCGAGAGCAAACAGCAGAGAGCCAGCCCCACCGGTGATCACACCCAGCGTCACATATAACTACGAGCACAAACAGGGGCCATACACCATTCCTGCCTTGATTTAGTTGTGCATGCTGCCACTTGGAGCGCTGAACACTGCCACAGTTGTAAAATATCTCTTGTCTACTCTTTTGGACTTCTCATT from Bacillus rossius redtenbacheri isolate Brsri chromosome 1, Brsri_v3, whole genome shotgun sequence includes these protein-coding regions:
- the LOC134532184 gene encoding cytochrome c1, heme protein, mitochondrial, encoding MAATVQRVCRAGLLKSNSGIIRNQVSNFASASWTRGRKTLYVTLGVITGGAGSLLFALDRSVKASDLELHSPKLPWSHRGYFSSLDHASIRRGYEVYKQVCAACHSLRFIAYRNLVGVSHTETEAKAEAAEVMVKDGPNELGEYFMRPGKLSDYVPSPYENEEAARAANNGAYPPDLSYITLARHGGEDYIFHLLTGYCDPPAGAVIREGQYYNPYFVGGAISMAQALYNEVIEYPDGTPATASQLAKDVSTFLKWCAEPEHDERKHKLIKSIMIFSLLLAVVYYMKRHKWSVVKSRKLAFKPRS